A DNA window from Trypanosoma brucei brucei TREU927 chromosome 10, whole genome shotgun sequence contains the following coding sequences:
- a CDS encoding 40S ribosomal protein S3, putative (similar to 40S ribosomal protein S3. (Swiss- Prot:Q06559) (Drosophila melanogaster)): MGPLSKKRMMVRDGVFYAELFEFLKRELADDGFAGVEHRVTPTRTEIVIRSTKTREVLGEKGRRIRELTACLQQRFNYKEGKLQLFAERVEVRGLSAMAQAESLRFKLLSNLQVRRAAMGIIRYVMESGAKGCEVTIGGKIKGQRAKSMTFRDGYMIKSGTAHKHFVDTATRHCHLRAGTIGVNVKIMRPQSMIEEDEVLPDVITVIEPKTIEA, translated from the coding sequence ATGGGGCCTCTATCTAAGAAGCGCATGATGGTGCGCGATGGGGTCTTCTACGCCGAGCTTTTCGAGTTCTTAAAGCGCGAGTTGGCTGACGACGGTTTCGCTGGCGTTGAACATCGTGTTACTCCCACTCGCACGGAGATTGTCATCCGTTCCACAAAGACCCGCGAAGTCCTCGGTGAGAAGGGCCGCCGCATCCGTGAGCTAACGGCTTGCCTTCAGCAGCGGTTTAACTACAAGGAAGGCAAACTGCAGCTGTTCGCCGAGCGCGTGGAGGTGCGTGGACTGTCCGCAATGGCGCAGGCCGAATCCCTGCGTTTCAAGCTTCTCAGCAACCTTCAAGTGCGCCGTGCGGCCATGGGCATCATCCGTTACGTGATGGAATCCGGCGCAAAGGGCTGTGAGGTGACAATTGGCGGAAAGATCAAGGGCCAGCGCGCGAAGAGTATGACATTCCGTGACGGCTACATGATTAAGTCGGGTACTGCTCACAAACACTTCGTTGACACGGCCACCCGTCATTGCCACTTGCGTGCAGGCACCATTGGCGTAAATGTTAAAATCATGCGCCCACAGAGTATGATAGAGGAAGACGAGGTACTTCCCGATGTGATCACCGTGATTGAACCCAAGACTATTGAGGCTTGA